ACTCGGCCTTTGCCCGGAAGCCGCATCATCGCTGCTGCTGCAACGCGTCGCGGGCTATCAGGGGGCGGCGGAAAAACTGATGCTCGGCGAACCGTTCGACGCAAAAGAAGCGCACCGCATGGGCTTCGTGAACCGCCTGCTGCCTGCGGCCGAAGTCGACGCGTTCGCATTGCAGCAGGCGCAGAAACTGGCCGCCTTGCCCGCGTCATCGCTGCGCGTGACCAAGCAACTAATGAAACGCGCCGCGCAGCACGAAATCCAGACCCAGATGACCGACGAAGCCGTGCACTTCGCCAAGATGCTGCTCGCGCCCGAAGCCAAGGAAGCGTTCAAGGCATTCTTCGAAAAGCGCAAGCCGGACTTCCGCCAGTTCAGCTAACCGGGAAGAGGCCGGGCCGCGTCAAACCGTGTCGTAATCGACGTAGCCCGCTTCGCGACAGAAGCTCACCAGCCGCACGCTCGCCTCACGCGCAATCGTGATCGCCAGCGAAGACGGCGCCGAAATCGTCGCGACCATCGGAATATCGACGCGCGCCGCCTTGCGCACCAGCTCATAGCTCGCGCGGCTCGACAGAAAAACGAAACCTTCCTTCGTATCCACGCGATCCAGCGACAGCCGCCCAATCAGCTTGTCGAGCGCGTTATGACGGCCCACGTCCTCGAATGCATACTGGATCGCGCCCGTCGCGTCACACCACGCGGCCGCGTGCAGGCCACCCGTCATCTTCGTGAGCGCCTGGTGGGCGGGCAGTTCCTTCGCGGCGCGAGCGATCGCATCGGGCGCCAGGCGCTGCAGAAAGCCCGTGTCCGGCACGCGCTCGGGCGCCAGATCGAGCAGATCGATGCTCTCGATTCCACACACGCCGCAACCCGTGCGGCCCGACAGCGCGCGGCGCTTCTCCTTCAGCGCCACGAAGGCCTGCTGCACGACGGTCAACTGCACTTCCGCATGCGGCAATTTGCCGTCGCGGAACTCGACCTCGATGTCCTGAATGTGCGCGCCGCGCTCGACAATCCCTTCCGAAATCGCAAAGCCCACCGCGAATTCCTCGAGGTCGCGCGGTGTGCACATCATCACCGCGTGCGAAATGCCGTTGAAGACGAGCGCAACAGGCCATTCCTGGCCGACATGATCGGCGACGCTCTCGACCGCGCCGCCACGGTGCCGGCGCACCGCCTGCTCGACGATGCCCGGTTGTTCGCCCGTATCCAGTTCGTTCACCTGCTGACTCCTGCACGAAGAATGCTGCGACCCGGCTCAAGGCCGCCGCGCCGCCAATATGGTTCTAAAATACCTCAGACCGGCATAGCGCGTTGGCCGCCGAACAAGAGGAATCTGACATGGGACTCAATGATGCGCCCCTGCTGTTCAACTTCGAGGTTGAATCTTCGGAGAATTTGAAATTCATCCCGATGGTCGTCCGATTCAATCTCGACCGCTTCGGGCTGCGGATTTCGTTGGAACAATGGCAAATGCTGCCGCACGAAGACCGCGTGCTGCTGGCGCGTTTTCCCGTGGAAGACGACACCGCGATCGAGCCGAACTTCGATCACGCCCTGTTCGAGATGATGCGCACGCACGCGAACATCGAGCCTGAATGGTTCACGCCTGAGGATAACCCGGCATGGCGCGACACTGCAGTCGTGCCGGATACCGTTCTGAATCAGGCGCAACTCGCGAATCTTCCCGCGCCGGGCGCGGCGCAGTGGGCGCGGCTGGAGCCGTTTCAGCGCTATGTGCTCGCCAAACTGTCGCGCAAGACGGCGAGCAACCATGATTTTTTGCCGGCAATGAAGGAATTTGGCCTCGCCGGTTGAGTCTGGCGCAAGATTTTTTCTTTTTACCCTCAATCTCTTCCGATCGCTGCCGTTATCCAAAGGTTGGCGCGTAAAGCGCTGCGCCCGGCTGCGCCTCGTTCGTCCGCGCCGTCCGTGCGTGGAGCATGTGACCGCGCATCTGACTGGCCTCCCGCGCGCCCCCGCCTGCAGGATCGAACGACGTTCGGAACCTATGATCTCTTTTCTATCGAAGCGGCTGCTGATCAATCTGGCGGTCGTCGCCGCGGCGGTCGGCGCGAACGCCTTCGTCGCGTACACGCAGATTTGCGCACAGCGCGACGCCGATGCCCGCACGGTCCGCTCGACGGCTATCCGCCAGAATCTGGAAGCCTATCGCGCGACGCTCGAAGACGGTCTCGGCGTGCTGGGCCGTTACGAGGATTCGGCGAGGCCGGCGCCCGCCGATGCGGCGTCGGCGATGTCCGCGTCGCTCGCGAAGATCGACAAGGCGCTGCACGAGCAACTGGCGAACCAGCCGAACGTGGCCGGCGCGCTCGCGCAGCTCACCGCCAACGGCTCGCGGCTCGAGCAGGATATCGCGCTCGCGCTCGCCAAAACGACTGCACCTGAGCAGGACGGCTCGCGCGCCTGGGCTGCGCAGACTTATACGCGTCTCGGGATGGAAATCGACCGGCTCGAGGCGCGGATGGACCAGTTGCGCGCGCAGGAAGACCTGTCGCTGAAGGCGGCGCTCGACGCGTCGATGCGCGATTCGCGCTACGCGATGCTGTTCCTGATCGTAACGATGCTCGCGGGCAGCGGGCTGCTGATCTACACATTCGGCGCGCGGGAAAATGTCGCGCGCGAAAAGCTGCGCATCGCGAAGGCGCTGCATCGGCACGACGAGCGCTTTCGCGGGCTGTTCGAGCAGCATCCCGTGCCGATGTACATCTTCGACCGTGACACGCTGCGCTTTCTCGCGGTCAACTCGGCGGCTGTGCAGCAATACGGCTACTCGGAGAGCGAATTTCTCTCGATGACCGTGCGTGCGATCCGCCCGCATGCCGAGGTCGCGCGGCTCGAATCGCACTTGCAGCGCAGCGACGTGGCGCCGGGCGGCCCGCGCACGATGGCGGGCATCTGGCATCACCGGCGCAAGGACGGCTCGCAGATCAGCGTCGACATCTCGTATCACGCGATGACCTTCATGGGCCGTCCCGCGTTGTTCGTGCTCGCCGACGACGTCACCGAGCAGATCAACGCCGAAGCCGAAGCACAGCGTTCGAACCAGATGCTGGAAACGGTGATCGACAACATCCCGCAGCGCATTTTCTGGAAGGACAAGGAATTGCGCTATCTCGGCTGCAACATGGCGTTCGCGCGCGACGCGGGCCTGGCCTACCCGGAGCAGGTAATCGGCAAGCGCGACGAGGACATGCCGTGGCGCGCATTCGCCGACGAACTCGGCCGGCAGGACACCGAGGTGATGGCCTCCGGCGTGCCGAAGATGAACTACGAAACCGACATGGTGATCGACGGCGTGCATCGCACGACGGTGACGAGCAAGCTGTCGTTCACCGACAGCGACGGCCGCGTGATCGGCGTGCTCGGCTCGTACACCGACATCACCGAGCGCAAGCGCGCCGACCTCGCGCTGCGCCTGCAAAGCCGCGCGCTCGATGCGAGCGTCAATGCGATCCTGATTACAGCGCCTTCGAAGGAAGGCAATCTGATCGAGTACGTGAACCCGGCGTTCAAGCGCATCACGGGCTACGATCCGCAGGAAGTGATCGGCCAGGACTGCCGTGTGTTGCAGCGCGACGACCGGGATCAGGAAGGCATTGCCGCGATCCGTCAGGCGCTGGCGGCAAACCGCGAAGTGAGCGCGGTGCTGCGCAACTATCGCAAGGACGGCGTGCTGTTCTGGAATCAGCTGTATATCGCGCCCGTGCCCGACGCCAACGGGCAAACCACGCACCACATCGCCGTCATCAACGATGTGACGGCGCTCATCCGCTATCAGGAACAGCTCGAATATCAGGCGAACTACGACAGCCTCACGCGACTGCCGAACCGCAATCTGCTGCGCGACCGGCTGCAGCATGCGCTGATCGTCGCGCAGCGGCATCACAAGGGCGTGGCCGTCGTGTTCATCGATCTCGACGGCTTCAAGAACGTCAACGACAGCCTCGGGCATAGCGTCGGCGACCGGCTGCTGTCGGTGGTGGCGGACCGTCTTGCACGCTGCGCGCGGGCGAGCGATACGGTCGCGCGTCACGGCGGCGACGAGTTCGTGATCGTGATGAAGGATACCGTCGACGAGCAGTCGCTGATTGCGTGGATGGAGCGTGTGCGTGCGTCGATTTCAGAGCCGGTATGGCTCGACGGCACGGAGTTGTACGTTGGCTGTAGCATGGGCGCGAGCCTGTTCCCGCAGGACGGCGACGACGCCGAGACGCTGATGAAGAAGGCCGACCTCGCGATGTATCGCGCCAAGGACATGGGCCGCAACACGTTCCAGTTCTATCAGCCGGAGATGAATGTCTCCGCGGGCGCGCGGCTAAACCTGGAGCGGCGTCTGCGCCGCGCGCTGCGCGACAACGAGTTCCTGTTGCACTATCAGCCACAGGTCGATATCGAAACGGGGCAGGTGGTCGGCATGGAAGCGCTCGTGCGCTGGAGCGACCCTGAAGTCGGGCTGATTCCGCCCTCGCAGTTCATTCCCGTCGCCGAGGAAAGCGGGCTGATCGGGCCGCTGTCGGAATGGGTGCTGCGCGAAGCGTGCCGTCAGAACAAGGCATGGCAGGACGAAGGCTTGCCGCCCGCGCGCGTGTCGGTGAATCTGTCGGCGCGGCAGTTCCAGCAGCGCGATATCGCGAAGCTCGTGATGCAGGTGCTGGAGGAAACCGGGCTCGATCCGCAGTATCTCGAACTCGAGCTGACCGAGAGCACCATCATGCGCAACGCGGAAGAGGCTGTGTCGATGCTCAACGAACTGCACGCGCTCGGCATCGGTCTGGCGATCGACGACTTCGGAACCGGGTATTCGAGCCTCAGCTATCTGAAGCGCTTCCCGGTGGACAGGTTGAAGATCGACAGATCGTTCGTGTCGGATATCGGCGAATCGTCGGACGATGAAACGATCACGTCCGCGATCATCGCGCTCGCGCACTCGCTGAACCTGCAGGTGATCGCGGAAGGCGTGGAGACGTCGACGCAACTCGACTTCCTGAAAGAGCGTGCGTGCGACGAGATGCAGGGCTACTTCTTCGCGAAGCCGCTGCCGCACGAGGCGATTCCCGGCATGTTGCAGCGGGGCGCCGAGAAGGCGGCGATGATCGCGGCGAACGCCTGATAGTCAGGTTCTCATGGAGGCATACAAGGCCGCGCGCTGGGTGAGCGCGACCTGCCGGAATCAGTCGAGTTCCGGCAGCGCGCGCGGGCGGCGGTCGCTGTCCGTCGCGACATAGGTGAGGGTCGCTTCCGTCACCTTCACGGTTTCTTCCGAGAGGCTCATGCGCTGCGCGTAGACCTCGACGGCGATCGTTACCGAGGTGTTGCCCGTCTTCACGATATCTGCGTAAAAGCTCAGCAGATCACCGACGAACACAGGCTGCTTGAACACGAACGAATTGACGGCGATGGTCGCCACGCGGCCGTTGGCGCGGCGGCTTGCGGGAATCGAGCCGGCGATATCGACTTGCGCCATGATCCAGCCGCCGAACACATCGCCATGGACGTTCGCATCCGACGGTTGCGGGACGACGCGCAGCGCGCACGGTTTCTGCGGGAGGTTGAGAGTCTGGGTCATCGGGGCATCCATGAATTCAGTTGAGGCGACAGGGATGGCGCTCACGACCACAGCATGACCGGGAAGACCAGTGTCAGCGCGGCGAAAGCGGCGCCAGCCGGCTTCTGCGACAATATTGCCAGATCAGGAATTGTACGGGAAAGCGCCCGCT
This is a stretch of genomic DNA from Paraburkholderia caribensis. It encodes these proteins:
- a CDS encoding acyl-CoA thioesterase, yielding MTQTLNLPQKPCALRVVPQPSDANVHGDVFGGWIMAQVDIAGSIPASRRANGRVATIAVNSFVFKQPVFVGDLLSFYADIVKTGNTSVTIAVEVYAQRMSLSEETVKVTEATLTYVATDSDRRPRALPELD
- the fdhD gene encoding formate dehydrogenase accessory sulfurtransferase FdhD, whose product is MNELDTGEQPGIVEQAVRRHRGGAVESVADHVGQEWPVALVFNGISHAVMMCTPRDLEEFAVGFAISEGIVERGAHIQDIEVEFRDGKLPHAEVQLTVVQQAFVALKEKRRALSGRTGCGVCGIESIDLLDLAPERVPDTGFLQRLAPDAIARAAKELPAHQALTKMTGGLHAAAWCDATGAIQYAFEDVGRHNALDKLIGRLSLDRVDTKEGFVFLSSRASYELVRKAARVDIPMVATISAPSSLAITIAREASVRLVSFCREAGYVDYDTV
- a CDS encoding nitrate reductase associated protein, producing MGLNDAPLLFNFEVESSENLKFIPMVVRFNLDRFGLRISLEQWQMLPHEDRVLLARFPVEDDTAIEPNFDHALFEMMRTHANIEPEWFTPEDNPAWRDTAVVPDTVLNQAQLANLPAPGAAQWARLEPFQRYVLAKLSRKTASNHDFLPAMKEFGLAG
- a CDS encoding sensor domain-containing protein, whose product is MISFLSKRLLINLAVVAAAVGANAFVAYTQICAQRDADARTVRSTAIRQNLEAYRATLEDGLGVLGRYEDSARPAPADAASAMSASLAKIDKALHEQLANQPNVAGALAQLTANGSRLEQDIALALAKTTAPEQDGSRAWAAQTYTRLGMEIDRLEARMDQLRAQEDLSLKAALDASMRDSRYAMLFLIVTMLAGSGLLIYTFGARENVAREKLRIAKALHRHDERFRGLFEQHPVPMYIFDRDTLRFLAVNSAAVQQYGYSESEFLSMTVRAIRPHAEVARLESHLQRSDVAPGGPRTMAGIWHHRRKDGSQISVDISYHAMTFMGRPALFVLADDVTEQINAEAEAQRSNQMLETVIDNIPQRIFWKDKELRYLGCNMAFARDAGLAYPEQVIGKRDEDMPWRAFADELGRQDTEVMASGVPKMNYETDMVIDGVHRTTVTSKLSFTDSDGRVIGVLGSYTDITERKRADLALRLQSRALDASVNAILITAPSKEGNLIEYVNPAFKRITGYDPQEVIGQDCRVLQRDDRDQEGIAAIRQALAANREVSAVLRNYRKDGVLFWNQLYIAPVPDANGQTTHHIAVINDVTALIRYQEQLEYQANYDSLTRLPNRNLLRDRLQHALIVAQRHHKGVAVVFIDLDGFKNVNDSLGHSVGDRLLSVVADRLARCARASDTVARHGGDEFVIVMKDTVDEQSLIAWMERVRASISEPVWLDGTELYVGCSMGASLFPQDGDDAETLMKKADLAMYRAKDMGRNTFQFYQPEMNVSAGARLNLERRLRRALRDNEFLLHYQPQVDIETGQVVGMEALVRWSDPEVGLIPPSQFIPVAEESGLIGPLSEWVLREACRQNKAWQDEGLPPARVSVNLSARQFQQRDIAKLVMQVLEETGLDPQYLELELTESTIMRNAEEAVSMLNELHALGIGLAIDDFGTGYSSLSYLKRFPVDRLKIDRSFVSDIGESSDDETITSAIIALAHSLNLQVIAEGVETSTQLDFLKERACDEMQGYFFAKPLPHEAIPGMLQRGAEKAAMIAANA